In Streptomyces sp. NBC_00569, a single genomic region encodes these proteins:
- a CDS encoding MarR family winged helix-turn-helix transcriptional regulator produces the protein MAADVPHQDAAARATDRPGDTSPFALGLLLRRAHWRAATVMTEALRPLGIELRHFAVLVEVVNHGPMVQRDLAAATGSDKAGIMRVVDDLERKGLAVRKAVPGDRRARAVEITPQGLELFDAAHAAAEPLAERLVLELGPGESAQLTDLLTRIAYPEGGGA, from the coding sequence ATGGCCGCTGACGTTCCTCACCAAGACGCCGCCGCGCGGGCGACTGATCGCCCTGGGGACACGTCCCCCTTCGCTCTCGGTCTGCTGCTGCGCCGGGCGCACTGGCGCGCGGCCACGGTGATGACCGAGGCGCTCAGGCCGCTCGGCATCGAGCTGAGGCATTTCGCCGTGCTGGTCGAGGTGGTCAACCACGGGCCCATGGTGCAGCGGGATCTGGCGGCTGCGACGGGGTCGGACAAGGCCGGAATCATGCGGGTCGTGGACGACCTGGAGCGCAAGGGGCTGGCGGTGCGCAAGGCCGTTCCGGGGGACCGGCGGGCGCGGGCGGTGGAGATCACGCCTCAGGGGCTCGAACTTTTCGACGCGGCCCACGCGGCGGCGGAACCACTGGCCGAGCGCCTGGTCCTCGAACTGGGGCCCGGCGAGTCCGCGCAGCTGACAGATCTGCTGACGCGGATCGCCTATCCCGAGGGCGGGGGCGCGTAA
- a CDS encoding GNAT family N-acetyltransferase, translated as MTDAQVSVRHARPGDLPEVARLAAEHAAYEKADPPAPGLADRLHTLLFSTATPRLRCLVAEPADGTLVGYATCEPAISTWDGCEYLHMDCLYLRPGHRGLGLGPLLMDAVAAEARALGIAEIQWQTPVWNDGAIRFYRRLGAREKDKLRFSRPSSSGPVGQ; from the coding sequence GTGACCGACGCACAGGTGAGCGTGCGGCACGCCCGCCCCGGCGACCTGCCCGAAGTGGCCCGGCTCGCCGCGGAACACGCCGCGTACGAGAAGGCGGACCCGCCGGCACCCGGCCTCGCCGACCGGCTCCACACGCTCCTGTTCAGCACCGCCACGCCCCGCCTGCGCTGTCTGGTCGCGGAGCCCGCCGACGGCACACTCGTCGGCTACGCGACCTGCGAGCCCGCGATCTCCACCTGGGACGGGTGCGAGTACCTCCACATGGACTGCCTGTACCTCCGCCCCGGCCACCGCGGACTCGGCCTCGGACCGCTCCTCATGGACGCCGTGGCCGCGGAGGCGCGAGCGCTCGGGATCGCCGAGATCCAGTGGCAGACGCCGGTCTGGAACGACGGGGCGATCCGCTTCTACCGGCGCCTGGGCGCCCGCGAGAAGGACAAGCTCCGTTTCAGCCGGCCGTCTTCGTCAGGCCCCGTCGGCCAGTAG
- a CDS encoding DUF952 domain-containing protein, giving the protein MTELLHITERSLWDAARASGAYEMSTRGRTLAEEGFIHCSLAHQLRGVADFLYGAYDGPDELVVLVIDSERVPAPVRFEAPEPGADEFPHIYGPLPVEAVTEVRHWGGGRVR; this is encoded by the coding sequence ATGACCGAACTCCTGCACATCACCGAGCGCTCCCTGTGGGACGCGGCCCGCGCGTCCGGCGCCTACGAGATGTCCACACGCGGCAGGACCCTCGCCGAGGAGGGCTTCATCCACTGCTCGCTGGCGCATCAGCTGCGGGGGGTCGCCGACTTCCTGTACGGCGCGTACGACGGGCCCGACGAGCTGGTGGTGCTGGTCATCGACAGCGAGCGGGTGCCCGCGCCGGTCCGGTTCGAGGCGCCGGAGCCGGGTGCCGACGAATTCCCGCACATCTACGGGCCGTTGCCGGTCGAGGCCGTCACCGAGGTGCGGCACTGGGGCGGTGGGCGGGTCCGCTGA
- a CDS encoding RNA polymerase sigma factor — translation MLTASTEDLLRRHAPQVLGALVRRYGHFDAAEDAVQEALLAAARQWPEAGVPDNPRGWLIKVASRRLVDALRSDDARRRREEADAALTPRDAFTAPPPGESRAPSEDDTLTLLHLCCHPDLTPAAQVALTLRAVGGLTTAEIARAHLVPEPTMAQRISRAKQRVRGVRFRLPEDWRERLPAVLQILYLIFNEGYTATSGPQLQRADLAREAIRLTRAVRALLPGDSEVAGLLALMLLTDARRAARTDAAGELVRLDEQDRALWDRAEIDEGVALVALALPRGPVGPYQLQAAIAALHDEAASAEDTDWPQILALYDLLVLAVPEGEAMAALGRAVAVAMVHGPAAGLAETDKLADALGGHHRLAAVRGHLLELAGDRDAARAAYQEAAGGTLSRPEQRYLRLRAARLG, via the coding sequence TTGCTGACCGCGTCGACCGAGGACCTGCTGCGCCGCCACGCGCCGCAGGTCCTCGGCGCGCTGGTCCGCCGCTACGGACACTTCGACGCGGCCGAGGACGCCGTCCAGGAGGCGCTGCTCGCCGCCGCACGCCAGTGGCCCGAAGCCGGGGTGCCCGACAATCCGCGCGGTTGGCTCATCAAGGTCGCCTCGCGCCGCCTCGTCGACGCTCTGCGCAGTGACGACGCGCGGCGCAGGCGTGAGGAGGCGGACGCCGCGCTCACCCCGCGCGACGCGTTCACGGCCCCGCCGCCCGGCGAGAGCCGTGCCCCCTCCGAGGACGACACCCTCACCCTGCTCCACCTGTGCTGCCACCCCGATCTGACGCCCGCCGCCCAGGTCGCCCTCACCCTGCGCGCCGTCGGCGGCCTCACGACCGCCGAGATCGCCCGCGCCCACCTGGTCCCCGAGCCGACGATGGCGCAGCGCATCAGCCGCGCCAAGCAGCGCGTACGAGGCGTGCGGTTCCGCCTGCCCGAGGACTGGCGGGAGCGGCTGCCCGCCGTGCTCCAGATCCTCTACCTGATCTTCAACGAGGGGTATACGGCCACGTCGGGGCCCCAGTTGCAGCGCGCCGACCTGGCCCGCGAGGCGATCCGGCTGACCCGGGCCGTGCGGGCGCTGCTGCCCGGCGACAGCGAGGTCGCGGGGCTGCTCGCCCTCATGCTGCTGACCGACGCGCGCCGCGCCGCCCGCACCGACGCGGCGGGCGAACTGGTCCGCCTCGACGAACAGGACCGCGCCCTGTGGGACCGCGCCGAGATCGACGAGGGCGTCGCGCTGGTCGCCCTCGCCCTCCCGCGCGGACCGGTCGGCCCGTATCAACTCCAGGCGGCCATCGCCGCGTTGCACGACGAGGCGGCGAGCGCCGAGGACACCGACTGGCCGCAGATCCTCGCCCTGTACGACCTGCTCGTGCTGGCCGTGCCCGAGGGGGAGGCGATGGCCGCGCTCGGCCGGGCCGTCGCCGTCGCCATGGTGCACGGCCCCGCGGCGGGCCTGGCGGAGACGGACAAGCTGGCGGACGCCCTCGGCGGGCACCACCGGCTCGCCGCCGTCCGGGGCCACCTCCTGGAGCTGGCCGGGGACCGCGACGCCGCGCGGGCGGCCTATCAGGAGGCGGCGGGCGGCACGCTCAGCCGCCCGGAGCAGCGCTACCTCCGGCTGCGTGCGGCCCGGCTCGGCTGA
- a CDS encoding MFS transporter: protein MSAPTHTAPAPAVAPSPRMTARQKLVLTLLLGAQFMIAVDFSILNVALPVVGEGLGFPLSRLQWIATSFALAAAGFTLLFGRVADLVGRKRLFLAGMAVLGVSSLLGGLATSPEVLLVARVLQGLATAAVTPAGLALLTTAFKEGPLRERALGLNGALMSAGFTAGAILGGLLTDLLSWRWAFFVNVPVAALVLVLAPSVITDSRPDRRPRLDVPGAATVTGGLLLLVYGLTQAGETGWGAPATLVALLSGAALLVAFRFVEKRAAAPLVPLHILKRRTVIWGNAAGLIAFVTETSLVFLLTLYLQEVLGYSPLATGLAFGVLGLGTVIGGTLGGRAVGRLGNRTTIVLGGAVQAVATLALVALGTSGVWIWLLLAATFVGGVGNMLVIVGFMVTATSGLPDEEQGLATGLATMTQQVGITLGIPVMSAIATARMGGASGPDSVLSGVSTAVLVNSLLVAAGSVLAALFLAPRRPRDRADA, encoded by the coding sequence ATGTCGGCGCCCACGCACACCGCCCCCGCCCCGGCCGTCGCACCGTCCCCACGCATGACGGCCCGCCAGAAGCTCGTCCTCACCCTCCTCCTCGGCGCCCAGTTCATGATCGCCGTGGACTTCTCGATCCTGAACGTCGCGCTGCCCGTCGTCGGCGAGGGGCTCGGCTTCCCGCTCTCCCGTCTCCAGTGGATCGCCACGTCGTTCGCGCTCGCCGCCGCCGGGTTCACGCTCCTCTTCGGCCGCGTGGCCGACCTCGTGGGCCGCAAGCGGCTGTTCCTCGCCGGCATGGCGGTCCTCGGCGTCTCCTCCCTCCTGGGCGGCCTCGCCACCTCGCCCGAAGTCCTGCTCGTGGCAAGGGTGTTGCAGGGGCTCGCGACCGCGGCCGTCACCCCGGCCGGGCTCGCCCTCCTGACCACCGCCTTCAAGGAGGGTCCGCTGCGCGAACGCGCCCTCGGCCTCAACGGTGCCCTGATGTCCGCAGGGTTCACCGCGGGCGCCATCCTCGGCGGGCTCCTCACCGACCTGCTCTCCTGGCGCTGGGCCTTCTTCGTCAACGTCCCCGTCGCGGCCCTCGTCCTCGTCCTCGCCCCGTCCGTCATCACCGACTCGCGCCCGGACCGCCGCCCGCGCCTCGACGTACCGGGCGCCGCGACCGTCACCGGCGGACTCCTGCTCCTCGTCTACGGGCTCACGCAGGCCGGCGAGACCGGCTGGGGCGCCCCCGCGACCCTGGTCGCGCTCCTCTCCGGAGCCGCGCTCCTCGTCGCCTTCCGGTTCGTCGAGAAGCGGGCCGCCGCGCCCCTCGTCCCGCTCCACATCCTCAAGCGGCGCACCGTGATCTGGGGCAACGCGGCCGGGCTCATCGCCTTCGTCACCGAGACGTCCCTCGTCTTCCTGCTCACGCTCTACCTCCAGGAAGTCCTCGGCTACTCGCCGCTCGCGACCGGGCTCGCCTTCGGCGTCCTCGGACTCGGCACCGTGATCGGCGGCACGCTCGGCGGCCGCGCCGTCGGACGCCTCGGCAACCGGACCACGATCGTCCTCGGCGGCGCCGTCCAGGCCGTGGCCACGCTCGCCCTGGTGGCGCTCGGCACGTCGGGGGTCTGGATCTGGCTGCTCCTCGCGGCCACGTTCGTCGGGGGCGTCGGCAACATGCTGGTGATCGTCGGCTTCATGGTGACGGCCACGTCCGGGCTGCCCGACGAGGAGCAGGGCCTCGCCACCGGCCTCGCGACCATGACCCAGCAGGTCGGCATCACCCTGGGCATCCCGGTGATGAGCGCGATCGCCACGGCCCGCATGGGCGGGGCGAGCGGTCCGGACTCGGTCCTGTCCGGAGTCTCCACGGCCGTACTCGTCAACTCCCTCCTGGTGGCCGCGGGTTCGGTGCTCGCCGCACTGTTCCTCGCGCCCCGGCGACCGCGTGACAGGGCGGACGCCTGA